Part of the Arthrobacter globiformis genome is shown below.
CTGACGGCCTCCGAGCTGCGGGACATGCTGCCCAGCCTCGAATCAGGCATGATTCCCAAGATGGCCGCCTGCCTTAAAGCGATCGACGAGGGCGTGGAGCGGGCGCACATTGTGGACGGCCGGCTGCCCCACTCAATGCTTCTTGAAACATTTACGACGGCGGGCATCGGCACCCAGGTGGTCCCGGACGAGGAGACGAACTGATGAACGACGAGGATAAGACCTCCGTGACTGGGCCCACAGCAGCCGGGGGCCCCGTCCGAGCTTGCGAGGACGGGGGGCTGCTGGGGACCATGGAGAAGCTCGACAAGCTCGATCAACGGAGCCCGGTAACGGAGCTGGTTGAAGCCAGCGGCCACGCAGGCTCCGAGTGGCTGGCGCGCTACTCCTCATCGCTGATGGGTGTGTTCGGCACGCCCCAGCGGGTGCTGGTCCGCGGCGCGGGCTGCCTTGTCTGGGACGCCGACGGCAAGGAATACCTGGACCTCCTGGGCGGCATCGCCGTCAACGCGTTGGGCCACGCCCACCCGTTCGTGACCTCGGTGATCTCCAGCCAGCTGGCCACCCTGGGGCACGTGTCCAACTTCTTCACCAGCCCCACCCAGATCGCGCTGGCCGAAAAGCTGCTGGAACTCAGTTCAGCGCCGGCCGGCTCCAAGGTGTTCTTCACCAACTCCGGCACGGAGGCCAACGAGGCCGCCTTCAAGCTGGCCCGCCGGAACTCGGGTTCCTCCTCCGGGGAGGCCGGCGGCAAGCGCCGCACCCGCATCATCGCGCTCGAAGGCGCATTCCACGGCCGGACCATGGGCGCACTGGCGCTCACCGCCAAAGAGGCGTACCGCGCGCCCTTCGAGCCCATGCCCGGCGGCGTTGTGCACATCCCGTTCGGGGACATCGAGGCGCTGCGCAACGCCGTCGATGACACCGTGGCTGCCGTCTTCCTGGAGCCGATCCAGGGCGAGGCAGGCGTCCGGCCCCTTCCGGCCGGCTACCTGAAGGCCGCCCGCGAGGTCACCACAGAGGCCGGTGCCCTGTTGATCCTGGACGAGGTGCAGACCGGCATCGCCCGTACGGGCAAATGGTTGGCCAGCGAGGACGCCGGGATCGTGCCGGACGCAATCACCCTGGCCAAAGGCCTCGG
Proteins encoded:
- a CDS encoding acetylornithine transaminase; this encodes MEKLDKLDQRSPVTELVEASGHAGSEWLARYSSSLMGVFGTPQRVLVRGAGCLVWDADGKEYLDLLGGIAVNALGHAHPFVTSVISSQLATLGHVSNFFTSPTQIALAEKLLELSSAPAGSKVFFTNSGTEANEAAFKLARRNSGSSSGEAGGKRRTRIIALEGAFHGRTMGALALTAKEAYRAPFEPMPGGVVHIPFGDIEALRNAVDDTVAAVFLEPIQGEAGVRPLPAGYLKAAREVTTEAGALLILDEVQTGIARTGKWLASEDAGIVPDAITLAKGLGGGFPIGALVTFGEQTSSLLSAGQHGTTFGGNPVATAAALATLHAIESQHVLDNVRAVGEHVRQSLAAVDGVTEVRGEGLLIGFDLDADVAPAAVTAALDAGFIINSPGPRTIRLAPPLILTTEQADRFLAALPAILQTAKDAQ